The Medicago truncatula cultivar Jemalong A17 chromosome 7, MtrunA17r5.0-ANR, whole genome shotgun sequence genome includes the window GGATCTTCTAAATACACAACACTTTGCAGAGACATATAGAACCATCAGATTGTAAGATAAAGTCTGTAAATCTGTTGGTTCTACATGTCGCTGCATTGTGCAAGTCccctatatattttttacacttaAATCATCTACAACCAGCTGTATGGTGTAGCCAACTGTAGACTTCTAGATCaagagaataatttttttctattttaatctaACAGTCTACATCCAACCGTAGAGGATCCAACTTAGCAAATCATTGGGATGGATGATCTTAATTTCATTTTGCCATTTTCCCCCAACTCGTTATATGTACTTATTGTATGTTTGCATTGAATTGCAGCTATTACTGGAGATTTCTTTGTTGGCATTGGTATTGGTTTTGAAAACTCTGCTGGACCAGAAAAGCATCAAGCAGTTGCCTTGAGAGTCCAATCTGACAGATCAATTTTTTACAAATGCAGAATGGATGGTTACCAAGACACACTTTACGCTCACACCATGCGTCAATTCTACCGTGATTGTATTATCTCAGGTACCATTGACTTCGTCTTTGGTGATTCCATTGCTGTTCTCCAAAATTGCACTTTTGTCGTCCGAAAGCCATTGGAAAACCAACAATGCATTGTGACTGCACAAGGTAGGAAGGAAAAAAACCAACCAACAGGATTAATCATCCAAGGAGGTTCAATTGTGGCAGATCCCAAATACTATCCAGTTAGACTCAAGAACAAAGCTTACTTGGCTCGTCCATGGAAGGATTTCTCAAGAACTATCTTTTTGGATACATATATTGGTGATATGATCACACCTGAAGGTTATATGCCATGGCAAACACCAGCAGGTATCACAGGAACTGACACTTGTTACTATGGTGAGTACAATAACCGTGGTCCTGGTTCCGATGTTAAACAGCGTGTAAAATGGCAAGGTGTTAAGACTATTACTTCAGAAGGAGCAGCTAGTTTTGTGCCAATTAGGTTCTTCCATGGAGATGATTGGATTAGGGTAACTAGAGTTCCTTATTCTCCAGGAGCGACTAAAACTCCTCCTTCAAGACCAACTCAttgaaattaaattgttttcaaGAGAGTGAAAATGAGTGTGTACGTGCATGTTGCAAAAGGTGCTAAATATCAATATTTGTGTTGCAGTGCATGTTCTGTCTATGTTTTGTATTGCATTTACATTTTACTCATTGGTTTTTGAAAGTTTGTGTATATGTAAAGTCATTTTTCAGACAATTCACAAGCTGCAGGTGATTTTGCTTATATGATCTTGCAGATTGTTGTATAGATTAACAATTACGTCACTAAGGTTTCTTCTTTagtgattttctttttcaacgACTAGTTCTTTGGCCTTGTATATTTTTTTCCGTATACTGTAATATACACATCTATTTATTATGTAATTAGGCCTTGTTGGAAGATATGTACTTGAATGCTAAGCAACAAAAGACACAATACTTTTGTGGTTTTGAGCTAAGACAAGATACTTCATATAGTAATTTTGCTCACTCTAGTCTATACGTGTATTTTATCTGGCTATATCTATATGCACCTCAAACTAATTCACTTTTATTAACCATACTACAAATATAAATTGCTGCTAATTTTTTTACCGGCAATTACTTAACGGCCTGTTTAGCGGCAATATAAATGCTGGCAAAGACACATTTAATTGCTgctaaaaactaaaacattttCGCGCCAATTGTAGTGGGCACTAAAAATGGATATTTCTTTACAAGAAAGGCCTAGCTAGTTTGTAGTTAATCTAtagtgaaaaattatttaaatttatctttCCTAGCAACGTAAGGTTGAAGTAATTTTGTGAAGCCAATTTCCAACAATACAATATAGCTAGGCTTGAGATACTGCTATAAATCAGAAATTAATCCTAAACTGCATGTAGTATTACCAGTTGCTACATACTGTAGTTTATTTCAGCATGTTTCAACTCATTCTCAACTTGATTTGTTGCATTAATATTTCATGTTCTTCCCTAATCGGAAACCTTAGAACATCAAGATTATAATAGTACAGCATTCTAAAACACCAGGTCAGAATGTGCATAGACTTTCAAGACAAGTTTAAGGgaagttttctattgatctctAGACTATATCCTAGAAATAGTATGCACAAGGTCTTCCTTTGGTCCAAAATACTACCATGAAAAGCCACACACAATATCAAATAAGTACTACAAAATATTTAAGATTTATCTGTTAGTGAAAATCATATACGTACGTGTATAATTGGGTTGATTTGAATGTCGTTCGTTAAACTACAAGATATGATAGGGAAAACCAGAAAACTCTAGAagaaaatgactaaaaaaacTTAGTTTTACATTATATTAAAAGATGAAGCTTGAgtaaacaagaaagaaaaaaaattatgtgtggGTATATACAAGTAGTGAAATATCTCACCAGTCCTAAGTCCTAACTTAAAAGAACTCCTaatggtttttattttagaagCTGAAGACGAGAAGTTTCTTCAAGTTGAAATAAAGTTGATTGCTTGGGTTGGTGCATAGATTAGTTGTTGTACCAAGGCAACCATGAAAATGACATAAGTAGATTTCTATAGTATGGTATACATACATGTTAGGAGCACAATGCATATTgtcctaaaaaaacaaaagaagctATTGACCCCACGCGCTTGACTTAATACAGAAGATagttgtattatttattttcttccaaaaaaataaaataaaaaaaatagttgtattatttatcaaaaaagaaaaaagaagaagatattgGTGGGTAGGGGTGACCGATTTCCCCAATCGAAGGCAAACCCTTGTTCCCAAATCGCTTCTCTCATATGGCGGCCTCATCGTCCTCTCTCTCTTCTGATTCTTCCTCTCACCGTCGCAAGCGCCACCACCGCAGCCGCCGAGACCGCGACAACAAGGACTCCCTTAAGATCCGAAAGAAATCTAAGTCTCACTCTCACGCAAAACGACGTCGCAAGCATCACCGCTACTCCTCCGATTCcgatttttattcttcttcctcCCTCTCTGATTCATCCAGGTAGGTTCCATTTCAATTTGATTCCATCacagatttaatttaattcaattcaatttacgATCCATGAATTTTATGTAAATAGCTCTCAATCAGACATAGTTTATTCGTGCTTTTTGTCTCTGTGTTTAGGTTACGTTTAGTAAGCATAAATGCTTTTGTTTAGGAATTGGAATATGTTAATAATTTAATCAATCAATTGATTAATCTGGTTCATATCATATAacacaatatttattatattattactaCAGAAGTGAGAGTTCTTCTAATAGTGAGCATGAAACATCTCATCGGTCAAAGAAGCATAAAAAGAGTGATAAACCAAAGAAGGTGATATGCTGCTACTAGAATATTTTACTAGCTATAAACTTTTCCATATATCTtacatctttctttctttgctaGAATAAGGAAAAGGAGCGAAGTAAAAGTCATCGCCATAAGCGGCACAAGCACAGCCTAAAAGAGGTAGGTCACTTTTTTTCGTACATTGCCTACCACACTGGCTTGTTTAAATTGTTTGTATTCTTCGTGTTGTTCAAAGTTCTAACGTGACTGAAATATCTACCCTATGTGGGATACTTGATTTCATCTACATCATTGTTTTGTTCGTAAATTTGAGCTAATTGCTCGAAGTTTTTCTGCATGCACATTCATACATAAAAAGATTCATCAACTTATGATATACACCTCTATAAATGTACCGCGTCTTGAAAATATTggtctaataaaaataaaaactaattttgcTGCGAGTTTGCACCCGCTCCCCATCTTCATGTATGTTACTGTGTTTGGTAGATTCCAGTCTTAGATGCTTATGATACTTCCTTCTCTATTTTATTATGTCTTGGCTCTTTGAAATTGGAGCTGGTTCTGTGGCATGTCTTGGCGCTTGATTGACTTGCTTGGATGTTGTTTCTTGGTCGGGTTTTTCCTGGAAATGGGAGTTTTATATAGAAGCCGAATGGTGAAAGGAGCAGCAGCCCTGTGCAGCTTTCCaaggttattattattttttatttttttttatgatctgTCTCAGAAAGTCAATGCAAGTACTTGCTTATATGATTCTTCATTTTGATAGTAGTTTTTTTGTGCTTGATCAGTTTTTAGGGCGCAACAAAGATGATGGTGTCCGTCGCAGTGCCGTATCGGGCAAGAAGGTATTAATGTAGTATTTGACAGTTATCTGTTTCTTGGGTGTTGTTATTTGCAGTAGCAATATTGATTATTCTTTTTGTGTCGTTGTAGATTCTTCTCAAACTTGATAAAACAAAGGAAGATAAGGAGGCAGAGAGCAAGAGAAATGAACTGCTGAACTTTTTAAATGCTAGTTTTGATTAGCACTGAGAAGGTATGGATTTGTTAAGAGGGTACATCAAAGTCAAAAACGAACCAATTTTACTTGGGtgcataattattttgttattatcaGAATCAAGCAATCTACAATTTAGACGGGTGGGGTGCGGTAAAATTGTGCTTACAATTGAAAGACTGCAACCAAGTTTGTTCAACATGTGTGGTTTACAGTCAATGGTTTCCTCTATTGTGGATTTTGTTATGAGCTTTTGTAAGATGACAACCTTTTGACCTTGCCAGATTCATTGAGTTTAGTCGGTCATTGTTTTATGTGCCGTTTTTTTCAATAGTTTTCCCCTCTATTGTTATTCTGGGCTCATGTGACTGAATTGTCAAATTTGCATTTGAATTACATATTCTGATACATATGGgttttagttttgatttgttGTTCTTTATCATTACATCATTTGTTTGCACCAAGTACCAACTCTAGGATCCTTGTTGAAACATATGGTATGCCTATGCCTTGTTGGAATGGAGCAACCTCTCCTCTATATGTCTGCTTACGTCGAAACgtttttgggaaatgttaacgagtgtcctaaAGACACTTTTAACAACCTTAGCTCATGCATTCAATGCTTGGAAATTGAAGTATGACTTTTCCGATAGGTATTTTCTTAATTTGGAATTATTAAAGAGCTCTTGGGGCACTCATTAGCAAAGacccaaatttttttaagagatggTTGTAAATACAATTGATTAGGTTTTTTCAGGGTGGGGTTGGGAGCTATGCTTCTAAAGATTTGGCAAAATTAGAAGAGATCGATGGGGGGGCTTTGATGCTCATGGTGTCTTGTATGTATCAACTGGtgaattaaaacatattttattcttgTTGCAGGCATCCAGccttcattgatttttttttttattcacggGTTAACTTGAACTaatcatgtgttttttttttttaccatgaaTGCTTATTCCTTCTTGTTGAAATTGTGCGGTAACACAATCTAGAAATTTTGATAAACAAATAGTTGGTCGGGTGTTAGAGCATCCTCTAATGGTCTATTTTTAAGGAACCTACTTTGAGTTTCATATACTACTATTtttaagagtaatgatatttgagcATCAAAATTCTCTCAAGTTGGATAACATCAAAAAGTGGTAAATGAGTTTTATTAAATGGCAAATCTTTCAGAGAATTCGAGTTTGATTTTTCATGAAGTGTTAAAACAAGGATCTTCATCTTTGAATTTATACAATTTTGCCACTATAATtctttttatatcaaatttttatcactttttttttttttttttttgtcaaaaaaaatattcttttagtGGAGTATCTTTACCATTAATCATTTTATTCCTCAAATCTTGTTGcaaataatcaatttaattcttTGGTTTTCTTTGATCATTGTAAAATTGATAACAATACATATGATTACTcaaatactccctctgtttcaaaatacatgtccaaatCAACCACTTTACATATGCTAATGCACAATTTTgaccgttaatatctttaattatctaaagtaaaaaattataaaaatttaatattttgaaaatatttatcaagacaaatcaaataacatcttacatgctaatatttgtagagtttttctatttaccccccatgtttttctggttacacacaaattttcttaatttttttataataccaaaattgcccttttatataaattttcttaaaaccctaattttattcattgtcagtgagtttcaccctctttcaccccacaaagcgatcgatcaaacaatttgatgttcaatatcaatctccataaaaattaaagagtgaatcaaaatatttttcatccatactcaattggatataagtaagtgaatttcttcttctatttgctagtttcaatttttttccttcaactgcaatgatgcactgtacgattacggttttaatttacattggcaaggttaacttaaattcagtttaagtaggttcatgtaaacttaaattgagtttacatgaacctacttaaactgagttaacatgaacctacttaaactgagtttacatgaacctacttaaactgattttttacaaaatcgcagaactgtgaatcgcagaacaaggaaaacacaaaatcagaactgagaacccataacaagaaaaacacaatcgattcaagaacaacacttgctaacctgatttgcttcgaattttctttgaaatcatgaatggacgtgagaaagtatggttttgaaaatcttcgcagaacacaatcgatcgattggagaattatggttttggaagaagggttttggggtgtaaccaaaaaagaaggaataggctttttgaaaatcaaattttatgaaagggtaatcttgtcattttggggtgcaaccatgattaactagggtgcaagtagaaaaactcataTTTGTATTGatacattagttaaaaagtatggtcaaagtaagtcaagtgaataatgcacattgcaaaaattggacatgtattttgaaatggagggagtagaAAGCAattttcatacattttttttttccgacaGAATCAATTTCCATATATTTAATAACTCATTCTATTCCAAAATACATGtcgtatttttatttattcatataaaTTACTTTGAccttattttttaatcaaaatataaatataaatgttaatatGTAAAATGTcgttttgacaaaaaaattcataatattaaatttttaattaagtgtattaataattaattaagtttttttgaaggaattaaaTTGTATATTGACATCTGGTAAAGTGGTTCGGTGCGATATTTATTTTGAACATAGGGTGCAAAATAACAATAGCCTGTGGCATGGCACGTTTATTTCGAGGAAATCGAATGGATATTATCCCAATCCGTGTGATGTGAGGCTGTGTTTTTTCTACCACCGTAAAGTACGTCTCTTGAAACATCGTTTTCATATTGGAAACATATTCTGTAAATTTCCATTTCAAAACGACCTTCTAACATTGTGAGAATCGACAGAGAGATGGAAGGAATAGAGCACAGAAGAGTGGAAGTGAATGGAATCAAAATGCATATTGCTGAGAAAGGTAAAGAAGGACCTGTTGTTTTGTTCCTTCACGGCTTTCCTGAACTCTGGTACTCTTGGCGCCACCAGATTGCGGCTCTCGGCTCTCTCGGCTACCGCGCCGTAGCTCCGGATCTACGTGGCTATGGTGACACTGAGGCTCCATCTTCAATAAGCAGCTACACAGGTTTTCACATTGTAGGTGATCTGGTTGCACTTATAGATTTGCTTGGCGTTGATCAAGTGTTTCTTGTAGCTCATGATTGGGGTGCCATCATTGGTTGGTACCTTTGCATGTTTCGCCCTGAAAGAATCAAAGCCTATGTTTGTCTCAGTGTTCCATTTACGCGTAGAAACCCTAAAATCAGAACTGTTGATGGCATGCGTGCTGCTTATGGAGATGATTATTATATCTCTAGATTTCAGGTTCTTCCTTTTCTGTATTATCTTAAAATATCAAGATTTACTGTGTATAGCCTATATGTTAATACTATAGTTGAGACTACAATATCACCCTTGAACTATATCTATGAGTCATACTCAATGGTTCGTAAGTTGTTTTGAGTAACTTAATAGAGCCTAAATCAAAATCGGAACATTTATGGTTGCTCAGTTAATTCTAAAACCCAGCATGACTCAATCAAGAATGAATTATTGTTCATTCTAAGGAGTAATATTAAACATGTTAGGGTCTACCTGTCATATTGCAGgtataaataaagaaattataagttgttttcagaaattgtttttttatccGTTATCACAGGAACCGGGCAAAATGGAAGCTCAGATGGCTGAAGTTGGCACTGCATATGTGATGAAAAGTACCCTCACAACTCGGAAAACTGGTCCTCCAATATTTCCCAAGGGAGAGTTTGGAACTGGATTCAACCCGGACACCCCTGACAAATTGCCTTCTTGGCTCACAGAAGATGATCTTGCTTATTTTGTTTCCAAATTTGAGAAAACGGGCTTTGTTGGAGGATTGAACTACTATAGAAACTTGAACTTGTAATCTTTTGATTCTCTGTGGTGCCTCTGATTGTTTGCCACAAATCTATATTTACATTTCTTTTGGGAAAACATTTTAACAGTGTGACAATAATCTAATCTCTAATCTATGTAACATTGACATTTCAGATTGAAGATGTGTCCAATGTCCGACATGTGTTGATATTTGACATTGACACCGCCTTTTTTTTTGGGAGGACATTGACGCCACAATCACATGTTACATTTAGTCACttccattttaaattattatcaatgtttATGTGTTAGTGTCGTGTTTTATATTTGTGTCAGGTGTTGTGTCCAATGTCTCCGTGGTTCATAAAGAGTGATCTCAATTCTAATGACACAAACATTATTACTTGTATTGCAGAAATTGGGAGCTGATGGCACCATGGAATGGAGTGAAAATCAAGGTGCCTGTGAAATTCATTACAGGTGACTTAGACATTGTATACACCTCACCAAAGGTGAAGGAGTATATCCATGGTGGAGGATTCAAGGAAGATGTGCCGAATTTGGAAGAAGTGATTGTCCAAAAAGGAGTGGCTCACTTCAACAATCAAGAAGCAGCAGAGGAAATCAGTAATCACATTTATGAATTCATCAAGAAGTTCTGAGCTGACCTGATGATGAAATAACGATGCCGCTAAGTCTATTACACGATTCTTAGTAGTTGCATGTGTTGTATATTTACAACAGTTGTTCACTTCTACTCTATCCACTTAATGCTAGATATGGATCTATCTGTTTGGTTCGAAGTAGCTCTCCACCAGGATCTCCAAAAAGATATTGTACCTAATAAtgaacaacattcataatcCCGTTGTAGTAGAGTCTTTTGAATAAACAGGGCCAGTGAAAATTGACGCATTAACCATGCTCACAAATTCATAGTAGTGACGTGTTTAACAATGAATCTTTAGAATTCTCACTTATAAGGAAAGCAATTGGTAAGGTTTGAGTATGATAGTAATGTACCTATAATTGTTATAAACGGAGCGAAGTAAAAGTCATGACCATAAGCGGCAGAGGCATAGCTTAAAAGAGGCAGGTCACTTTTTTTAGTACATTGTCGTTGGAATATCTACACTGTGTGGGATACATAATTTCATCATAATAAGGTTCATCAACTTTAGATACACCTCTGTAATTGTATTATCCCATCATCTTCTACACCTTGAAAATATTGGTCTAATTTCGTTGTTCCTTTTATCATACCAAAACTTGAACGAACACATGgggaaaaaatattaattttgccGAAAATTTGCACCCCGTACGGCCGTACCCAACTTCGTATGTTACTGTGTTTAGTAGATTCCAGGCTGACATGCTTTTGATACTTccttcttattttattatgctTTGGCTCTTTGAAATTGAAGCTGGATCTGTCACATGTCTGTGTGCTTGGATATTGTTTCTTGCTCTGTGCAgctttccaaggtttgtttTATGATCTTTCTTAGAAAGCTCTCTTAGGGCGCAACAAAGATGATGGTGTCCGTCGCAGTGTTGTATCTGGCAAGAAGGTATTAGTGTGTATATGACAGTTATCTTTTTCTTGGATCCTGTTATTTGCAGTAGCAACAAACAATATTGATTCTTCTCAAACTTGATAGTAAAGAAAAGAACGAAAATAAGGAGGcctttttatattcttttatttgCACAATAACTTTATTTCAATGCCATCACATTTAATTAAGCTACTTCAACAAAATCTATGCAAATCAGTTTACTTTATTAcatcaaatttcaaaaattagGGATAaggtgtatgtttggtttcacttCTAGAGAAACCAAATTTAATTTTGgatgtgtagaattgattttgatatgtatGATCACTTGTCAAATATAATTGGTTATGTTCATTTATAAAACAATTCTTCTCACTGGACAACCAAACACAAAGAAATTCCGTTCATTAATAAAAGCCTCTTGGATACCCAATTGAAAatgatcaaaatcaaacttcctttaaagaaaaagagggactaatggaaaacaaaataattagataaaatattattttgttgtacTTTTTTATCATAACATTTCGATCGTAGTGTTTAATATATCATTTCGTTAgcctttaaataaaatttaaaaaaaaaaaaaaaaaaagttttgctGTACTAATTTTCTTCTGATGGAATGGAACGGTCTATCAAACAATAGTATCTCTACATAGGAGTATAAAAGACTAGTTTATTAGTAAGAAGGAAAACTTCacaactctaaaaaaaaaaaaaaaaaacttgacaaTTAACTATCACATTGATCGCTTACATTTGTGAGATCTAAACATGATCCTTATGAGATGGTTGTGCTTTTCAATACGTCTGTTATAACTTCGTTTCCTAGTTGAATTAGAGGACCCATTTTGGTGTGATTATCGGAAGAAATTGACAAACGATAATTGGTTGGTgctgacaaaaataaatgattcatAGTGGAATACGGCATTTGTGATAACTACTAATTAGGCCACGTTtatatttgttcatttttcGTATCACACACACCTTCTGGTACAAAATGAACATTATCCATTATTTAAGCATTATCATCACCACATCAAACTTCTTCATATTTGCTAtcttagaaagaaaaataaaaaggaaataaacagAGAGATGGAAAGAATAGAACATAGAACAGTGGAAGTGAATGGAATCAAAATGCATATTGCTGAGAAAGGTAAAGAAGGACCTGTTGTTTTGTTCCTTCACGGCTTTCCTGAACTCTGGTACTCTTGGCGCCACCAGATTGCGGCTCTCGGATCCCTCGGTTACCGTGCTGTTGCTCCCGATCTCCGTGGCTATGGTGACACAGATGTTCCGTCTTCCATTAGCAGCTACACATGTTTTCACGTAGTTGGTGACATTGTTTCTCTCATCGACTTGCTTGGTGTGGAACAAGTTTTCCTTGTTGGTCATGATATGGGTGCCATCATTGGTTGGTATCTTTGTATGTTTCGCCCTGAAAGAATCAAAGCCTATGTGTGCCTCAGTGTTCCATTTCTCCATCGAAACCCTAAAATCAGAACCGTTGATGGCATGCGTGCGGTTTATGGAGATGATTATTATATCTGTAGATTTCAGGTTCTTCCATTTCTTTACTacttttctacttttttttatatacaacaCGCAGGAGAGAGTACTTTATCATTTTAGTTTGATTCCTGTTTGATGGTGGGATATTGACTATGATACCGGCTAGATATGTAGGATTACTACACATCTATTgagattgacttatttgaacttatttaCTAGTATAGACACTTGAGTTTAAGAGAATTTATGGAGACCATTTATACCACGTTTACGTGAAAACAACAACCTGCTCCATAAGAGAAAAGAAACAATAGATTAAATGCAAACAATGAGCATACATTTTTGCTAATGAAGTTCGGCTAATATTGTCTACGTTATAAACCACACAATAATTGCAATTCCTTTGGCTTAACatcaaaatataacatttatgATATACAATTTATGTTTAAATACTATGATACTCTAAAATACGGACAATTCTTTATGATTGCATCACAAATCCAACTCATTTACATACAAAATTACATATTAACCAATATtttcaacaataataacaaaaaaatgatttttttttcctttctatttcaacttttttttttcatttttgagtGTGCTTAAACCATTTAAATTTATGATTGCTCTTGAATACTCAAGGgttcataagttatttttagcttattttcaaaaattcttcaGGATAGCATATGTAAACATATTATAACGT containing:
- the LOC11431301 gene encoding NF-kappa-B-activating protein — encoded protein: MAASSSSLSSDSSSHRRKRHHRSRRDRDNKDSLKIRKKSKSHSHAKRRRKHHRYSSDSDFYSSSSLSDSSRSESSSNSEHETSHRSKKHKKSDKPKKNKEKERSKSHRHKRHKHSLKEKPNGERSSSPVQLSKFLGRNKDDGVRRSAVSGKKILLKLDKTKEDKEAESKRNELLNFLNASFD
- the LOC25499666 gene encoding epoxide hydrolase A, yielding MEGIEHRRVEVNGIKMHIAEKGKEGPVVLFLHGFPELWYSWRHQIAALGSLGYRAVAPDLRGYGDTEAPSSISSYTGFHIVGDLVALIDLLGVDQVFLVAHDWGAIIGWYLCMFRPERIKAYVCLSVPFTRRNPKIRTVDGMRAAYGDDYYISRFQEPGKMEAQMAEVGTAYVMKSTLTTRKTGPPIFPKGEFGTGFNPDTPDKLPSWLTEDDLAYFVSKFEKTGFVGGLNYYRNLNLNWELMAPWNGVKIKVPVKFITGDLDIVYTSPKVKEYIHGGGFKEDVPNLEEVIVQKGVAHFNNQEAAEEISNHIYEFIKKF